Proteins encoded together in one Diabrotica undecimpunctata isolate CICGRU chromosome 3, icDiaUnde3, whole genome shotgun sequence window:
- the LOC140435841 gene encoding uncharacterized protein — MALPQLKKEYLDMIPEFHGDVALLPRFIDICQKLVNKFYNITDPTDFQNEYLTSSILAKIKGDAAINISSCTIRTWENLKDALLNTYADKRDVYTLSIEITHLKQGNESPFEFLQKIQHLLNFQISLLQTGSNINERYIRDKEILGSYF; from the coding sequence ATGGCTTTACCTCAACTAAAAAAAGAATATCTGGACATGATACCAGAATTCCATGGAGATGTTGCGTTACTTCCACGCTTCATAGATATTTGCCAAAAATTAGTCAATAAATTCTATAATATAACCGACCCAACCgattttcaaaatgaatatttgACTTCTAGTATTTTAGCAAAAATTAAAGGTGATGCCGCCATAAATATTTCTTCATGTACTATAAGAACTTGGGAAAATTTAAAAGATGCTCTATTAAACACTTATGCAGATAAGAGAGACGTATATACACTTAGTATAGAAATCACACACCTTAAACAAGGCAATGAATCgccatttgaatttttgcaaaaaatacaGCATCTCTTAAATTTCCAAATATCTTTGTTGCAAACTGGTTCTAATATTAACGAACGGTATATTAGAGATAAAGAGATACTTGGTAGTTATTTCTGA
- the LOC140435842 gene encoding uncharacterized protein translates to MVVVSTCFPHKNIHKATWQSPDGQTKNQIDHVLIDNRHFSDVLDVKAFRGTNIDSDHYLLRTKLSALISNAKKGQSTKYTKYNTDVLKSEDARDNYKKILNEELTRIDENISIEEHWTKCKEAIHTAAKGFLKPNHAKINEDWFDEEYEATSLQHNLMPAVQDIILV, encoded by the exons ATGGTGGTAGTAAGTACATGTTTTCCTCACAAAAATATCCACAAAGCCACATGGCAATCACCAGATGgtcaaacaaaaaaccaaattgacCATGTACTAATTGATAATCGACATTTCTCGGACGTACTAGATGTAAAAGCATTTAGAGGTACTAATATAGACTCCGACCACTACCTTTTAAGAACAAAACTCAGTGCTCTTATATCAAACGCTAAGAAGGGCCAGAGCACAAAATATACTAAATATAATACTGATGTGCTAAAATCTGAAGACGCTAGGGATAACTacaagaaaattttaaatgaagagctCACAAGAATTGACGAAAATATAAGTATAGAAGAACACTGGACCAAATGTAAGGAAGCTATCCATACAGCGGCTAAAGGCTTTTTAAAACCTAACCATGCTAAAATAAAcgaagattggtttgacgaagaat ATGAAGCTACCTCTCTACAACACAATTTGATGCCGGCAGTTCAAGATATAATTCTTGTTTAA